A segment of the Candidatus Pelagisphaera phototrophica genome:
GATTGGAAAGGTGGCCGTGCCGGCCGCTGATGCGCTGTTTGATTGACCAGGGGCGTTTTTCGTCCCGTTCAAGCAATTGAGGGCAATAGTTGGATTCGACGATGAGCGTATCAACATCTCGAATGCGCTCGGCAATACCGACAGGGGCAAACCCAAGGTCGGTTAGCCAGGCGAGACTGCGGATGGGGGAAAACAGGTCGTCGCCGCGGCCGCTCTTGAACTTGAATCCGACTGGATCGTGGGCATCGTGCGGCACCGAAAAGCTTTCAACGGTAAGATCTCGAAACTCGAATGTCGATCCGGTGTTGAAGATCTTCCAGTCAGGCCTGTGCTTTAGCTTGGGCTGAACCGCCTTAGCCGTCATGATATTGGCGAACACGACTGGATTGAATTTCTTGGCGAATGTAGAAATGCCCGCGGTATGATCGCTGTGTTCGTGGGTGATGAATATGGCGTCGATTTCTTCGGGCTGGACACCGCGTTCCTCGAGCATGCCGCAGATTCGTTTACAGCTAAAACCGGCGTCCACGAGGACTTTGCAGTTTTCCGTGATCAAGAGTCCGCTATTGCCGGAACTGCTACTGCCAAGGATCGAGAACTGCATGGACATCGAAGAACACAATGACGCGGAGACACGGCGGAACTCAAATGCGAAATGGAAGGGGGGCAAAATTGTTCGAAAGCGGGATTCGTTCTACAGCGAAATTGATGCTGATGAGTTCTGTTTTCGCAGTCGCTCTCTGCGCTGGACGAAGAAGTAGATGATAGCTCCGAGCAGTTGGGTGAATAGGATTACGAGCACCCAGATCAATTTGTTGTTTCCCTCATCCGATTCGTGTTTGATGCAATCGACCAGCATCCAGATCCAAAAACCGAGGAGGGAAAAACCCACGAGACCCATACACACGAAAAGGAAAACGGGGAGTATAAGTGAAATGTCTTGGGCGGAGGATTCCATGGAAGATGTTGTGATCGGAAGCTAGGAGGGTTTGGAGACTCGGTGTCAATAGATGGAATTTTTGGATTTTTCTTTTTCAGAGGGATATTTCAAGGTAAAGATCAAGGGATCGGGTTGTGTGATCGTGATGAACCTTCCTCGATAGGGTACGAAATCGATCTAGTTCGTTACTTTGGAATAAAAGGCAGAGCTTGCCTTTTTTTTTTCGGGGTATCTAGTGGCTGATTGCTAATTTCGGATCGTGGCGGGTCTGGCAGGTTGCTGGCGGATATGCGACGATTTGGGGGCGAGAGCCGTCAATGGGGCAGTTGGAACGTTGAATCCACTGCTCAGCCGACTGTTTTTATTTTGTAAGTTTATGTCCACTAAAGATAAGCCAAAAATGTACCTGCATAAGACCGAAGCCGAAGCAAAGGCTCCGATCGCGCGTGGGTACGATGCTTTGTTCCGACCCTCGGAGGAATACCGGGACTCGATGCCAGATATAATGGATTCGGTGGAGTTGATGCATGGAGCTTCCGTTCCGATCCAGCAAGTAGGTGTCTCCAACTTTCGTTTGCCATTGAAGTACCGCCGACTTGATGGATCGGAAATTGAACTCGAAACTAGCGTAGTAGGGACCGTTTCCTTGGAAGCGAGTCTCAAGGGGATCAACATGTCCCGTATCATGCGTTCGTTCTACGAGCACAAAGATGAGGCGTTCACTTTAGACACGATCAAGCAGGTGCTAGATAAATTTCGGGAAAAGGTGGAGAGTTTGGATGCCCGTGTGGCATTGCGTTTTAATTACCCGATTGCTCAGGAAAGTTTAAGAAGTGGCTTGAATGGATACCAATACTATCAAAGCGCTCTAGAAGGTCGACTTTCGAAGATGGGGGTATTCGAGAAACGAATTGTTTTCGACTTCATCTATTCGTCGGCCTGTCCCTGCTCAGCTGAGTTGGCGGAACATGCTCGCGATGTGCGAAACGTTTATTCAATTCCCCACTCCCAGCGAAGCAAGGCGCGGATTTGGGTCACGCTTGCTGAAGGGGCGGACTTGTCTTTAGAAGAGATTCAAGGGCACTGCGTAAATGGGCTGAAGACCGAAACACAAGTGATGGTCAAGCGAGAGGACGAGCAAGCCTTCGCCGAGTTGAACGGGGCCCACATTAAATTTGTCGAGGATGCCGCGAGGTCGATTTTTAAAGAATTGAATGCAGATCCCCGTATCGCCGACTTTCAGGTAGCGTGTTCGCATTTGGAATCGCTGCATTCGCACGACGCGGTGTCTGTTATTTGCAAAGGAGTTGAAGGGGGTCACCAAGCAGACTTTTCAGACTTCAACGATTTAATTTGCTAGCTGGCTGAACGAGACATCCTTTTACAGAGGGACGGCAACAATGAGTTGCGGACTTCACTGGAATCCTCCACCTTAACCTCTACATTAATTCACAACAATGTCACGGACGACGATTGAGGCACCGTTTTCAGAAACGGAAATTGAAACCGAGGCGGAGCGTCTGCTTGCCAAACTCATGCACGTAGATTGTGATTCCCGGCATTCCTGGAATATCGAAACGTGCTGCTCGGTCGCGCCATTGACCCTGGAGATCAACGCCCTCAAAAAGGAAAAAGAGGCAATCATACTGGCTCACTCCTACGTGGAGCCAGAGATTGTCTACGGGGTGGCTGACTTTTCCGGCGATTCGTATTTTCTATCGATGAAAGCGAGGGAGGCGAAAGCGCGTCGAATCATCTTTTCAGGAGTGGTGTTCATGGCGGAGACGGCAAAAATATTGTCTCCAGCAGCCGAGGTCCTCGTGCCTGATCGAAACTCCGGTTGTTCTCTAGCAGACTCGCTGACTGGTGAGCAGCTGCGAGAACTCAAAGCGGCCTATCCCGAAGCCGGAGTGGTCTGCTATATTAATAGCACTGCAGAGGTGAAAGCCGAGTGTGATGTTTGTGTGACGTCGAGCAACGTTTACAAGATTGTTGCGGCCATGCCGCAAAAGCAGATCCTGTTCGTCCCAGATCGTTTAATGGCGGACAATATCCGCGTCGAGATGAAAAGGAGAGGTATCGAAAAGAAGATAATCTCTTCGGATGGTACTTGTATTGTGCATGACCAGTTTGATCCTAATCTGATTGCCGAGTCGCGGACCAAGTTTCCAGGTTTGAAAGTCGTGTCCCACCCCGAATGTACGATGGAAATCACGGGCAAAAGCGACTACGTTGGAAGTACGGGGGGCATGATGGATTACGTGAAAAAAACGGAAGCGCCGTACTTTATGATGCTGACAGAATGCGGGTTGGTGGAGCGCATTGAAGTTGAGAGTCCGGAAAAGCGATTTATTTCAGGGTGCAAGCTCTGTCCTTACATGAAAATGAACTCTCTGGAAAAGATTCGGGATATTCTCGTTTTGCCTCGACCTGAGCAAATAGTCGAACTCGAAGAGTCGCTTCGCGTGAAAGCGCTTCACTCGATTGATCGGATGTTCGAAATGAGTTAGTGGATACGATTCGGACAGATTGCCTGGTCATCGGAGCAGGACTGGCGGGCTGTTCCTATGCCCACTGCGCTTCCCAGCTAGGAATGTCGGTCACACTTGTGTGTTCGAATGAACTTTCCAAGGGAGCGAACAGCCAATGGGCTCAAGGGGGTATCATTTTCGATACGTCCCTAAATGCGGAGCAGCTCAAGCGGGATATCATATCCGCCTCTGATGGTACCTCGAATCCAGAGGCGGTCGACTCGCTGGTCGAACATGGACAGGAAGCGGTGCAGTCGCTCTTGCTGGATGAGCTTAATGTGCCGTTTGACCGCGAGAAAACGGGTGATCTTAAGTATACCCGCGAAGGAGGCCACACTGACCGTAGGATCATTTTCTCCAAAGATCTTACGGGTTTGGCGATTCTGACTAACATGCACGAGCATGTGGTGGGTTTGAAAAACGTATCCGTTTTGACCAACACGGTTGCGGTGGACCTTTTGACGCTTTCGCACAATTCGCTTGATCCGCTCGACAAGTACAAGCCAATTACCTGTATCGGGGCTTATGTCCTGGATACCCAAACCGGGAACATTCGGGCCATCATTGCGAAAAAGACGATTCTGGCGACGGGTGGCATGGGCCAGATTTTCCAGAATACAACCAATCAGGAAGGGGTCGTCGGCCATGGAGTCGCGATGGCCAAGCGATTGGGGGCGCGAGTGATCGACTTGGAGTACATTCAATTCCATCCGACCGTTTTCCTCAAGAAGAACTGTCCCTTGTTTCTCGTTTCGGAAGCGGTGCGCGGGGAGGGAGGTGTGCTCGTAAATAGTGAAGGTAAAGCATTCATGGATACGATTCATCCAATGAAGTCTTTGGCCCCTCGTGACATCGTGGCCCGGGCAATTCACCAGGAACTGATTTCTTCGGGGGAAAGTTGCGTCTATATCGACCTTTCGTCGATGAAATCTGATTTCGTTAAAGAACGTTTTCCTTCCATATACCAGCGGTGTTTCGAGAGTGGAGTGGACATCGCCAAAGAGCCGATACCGGTTGCCCCGGCGGCCCATTATAGCTGTGGTGGCGTCTTTACGGATCTCAAAGGTCGATCCTCAGTTTTGAATCTGAATGCGATTGGCGAGACGGCCTGTACAGGGTTACATGGAGCGAATCGCCTCGCGAGCACTTCTTTGCTCGAGTGCCTTGTAACGGCGAAACTAACGGCGGAAGCGGATTGCCAAGATGTTCGATCGGCTAACTTCCATTTGCCGGCCGTTCGCGATTGGGAAAGCCCGGACGAGAGTCCTGACGAGGTGCTTATCCAGCAAGACATGCGGCTGATTCGAAGTACTATGTGGAATTACGTTGGCTTGATCCGATCTTCGCGTCGCCTGCACCGGGCAAGGCGAATTCTATTGGAACTGGAGCAGGAGATCAGCGAGTTTTATTCGGGCAACCGGTTAACCCGTTCCTTGATTGATCTTCGCAATGCGGTTCGAACTGCCTTGCTCGTCGTTCATGCGGCGAGTTTGAACTCGGAAAGTAAAGGAAGCCACTTTGTCGTGGTTGGAGATGATGAAGTTGATACCCTAGCGGCAGCCACGGACGAAATAAAATAGGCTCGTCCGCGTTGTATTTGTAATTGCCCTCTCAGCAAAAAACCAAACAGTTCGAACCATGTCAACGATCTCGAGTACTGATCTATTGGAGCAACTCAAATGGCGTTATGCCGTCAAAGAATTCGATTCCCGTAAGGAGATTCCGGAAGAACTGGTTTCTGCGCTAGAAGATTCGCTTGTGTTGACTCCGTCGTCGTTTGGGCTACAGCCTTGGAAGTTTTATCTAATAGAAGACCAGGCAATCAAAGACCAGCTTCCTGAGATTTCTTGGAATCAGCCTCAGCCAAGGGATTGTTCTCACATGGTGGCTCTTGCGATAAAGAGAAACTTCGCAGAAGCAGACGTGAGCAATTTCATCGATTGTCTTGCCGCCAGTCGAAATGTTTCGGTGGAAAGTCTTGAAGGCTATAAGCAATTTGCCGGAGGTTTCGTGGCTCAAGGAGTGAGTGAGGGATGGATTGAGCATTGGTCCACTCACCAAGTTTATATTGCGATCGGCCAGTTGATGTCCAGCGCGGCTCTTCTGGGAATTGATGCTTGTCCCATGGAAGGCATCCAAGCGGACAAGTACGACGAAATCCTTGGATTAAATGGGACTGATTATCACGTGGTGCTCGGCTGCGCTTTGGGATACCGTGCTGAAAGCGATAAGTACGCTACCATGAACAAGGCACGATTTCGCAAGGAGGAAATGATCGAAAGGCGCTAGTGCATTGGCAGGACCCGCGATCCGAATACGTTAAGATCGCTAGCCCGGCTCATTCTGGATGGGTACTGAAGCACCAGGCCGTGTGGACTGGCTTTCGTAGATCTAGAAACCTCAGAGGTTGACAGCTCTCGAACTTTTTCGAGTCTCCCTTGTTACAGTTTGGAGACACTTCTAAAATCATGATCCGCATCAACGAGAACTTCCTGAAGCTGAAGGCTTCCTATCTTTTTTCAGATATCGCGAAACGAATCGCGTCCTACCAGGAGGCGAATCCCGATAGTTCAATCATCAAGTTGGGGATTGGCGATGTGACGGAGCCGTTGCCAGAAACGTGCCGAGCTGCGTTTCACTCTGCGATCGATGAGATGGGTACCCGAAGCGGTTTCCATGGCTATGGACCCGAGCAAGGCTACGAGTTTTTGCGCAAGGCCATTGCGGAAAACGACTTTCAGGCCAGGGGCGCGAACATTTCTGCCGACGAAATTTTCGTTAGCGATGGCGCAAAGTGTGATAGCGGGAATTTCCAGGAAATTTTCGCTGAGGACATCAAGATCGCGGTTCCCGACCCCGTGTACCCAGTCTACGTGGATACCAATGTAATGGCCGGCCGAGCGGGTGAGAACATCAACGACCGGTACCAGGGATTTGTCTACTTGGAGTCGACTCCGGAAAATGGCTACGTTCCGTCGATCCCTGAAGAGGCGGTAGATTTGGTTTATCTGTGTTTTCCGAACAATCCAACTGGAGCGATGGCGACTAGGGAACAGTTGAAAGCCTGGGTGGATTACGCAAAGGCTTCAGGTGCGCTGATCCTATTTGATGCGGCCTATGTGGCTTTCATCAGGGACGAGTCTTTGCCGCAGAGCATTTACGAAATCGAGGGAGCGAGTGATGTAGCGGTCGAGTTTCGCAGTTTTTCCAAGAACGCGGGTTTTACCGGAACACGCTGCGCCTACACTGTGGTTCCTAATGGTCTGGTCGCAACCGGCTCGACGGGGAAAGAGCATTCTGTCCACGCATTGTGGAACCGCCGTCACTGCACCAAATTCAATGGAGTTTCGTATCCTGTTCAAAAAGCAGCTGAGGCGGTCTGCAGTGAAGCTGGCAAGGCGGAGGTTAAGGCCTTAACCGATTTCTATTTGGCTAATGCGAAGATTGTAAGGGCGGAGATTGAAGCACTCGGTTTTTCCTGCGTTGGAGGAGATAATTCTCCTTACGTTTGGATTAATGCGGGCCGACCTTCCTGGGAGTTCTTTGATACCTTGCTGAACGATGCGGGAGTGGTTTGCACTCCAGGCGCGGGATTTGGCTCCTGCGGTGAGGGCCATATTCGGATCAGTGCATTCAATAGCCGGGAGAATATTGAGGAAGCGATGAAGAGAATTCGAAAGGCCTTAGCCTAGTCCACGCGATCTTAAAATCTGCCCGTTCGCGGGCCAGGGAGCCTGAAAGCAGGGTTTCAGAACCTTGTTCATACGCTCTTGACAAGCTGGGATCGTTTTTCGACTGTCTGCGGTTCTTATGAGCATTCTAGCCGACATTCTTACGATCGTTCTCGTTCTTCTTTCCTTGTTTCTCATTCTTGTTGTACTTATGCAAAAAGGAAGTGCCAACGGAGGCATGGGCGCTGCAATGGGTGGAGGAATGGCAGAAGCCGCTCTAGGTGCTGAGACATCCAATGTTCTAACCAAGATAACGAGGAATACGGCAATCGTCTTTTTCGTTATGGTTTTCGGTTTAGGTTTGGCCTACATCTATTTGCATAACGTTGAGCTAATGGCAGATGAGAATGCACTGCCGGAATTCGCCGCACCTGAAATGGATGCTGCAGGATTGCTGGAAACGCTATCGGGTCCTGAATCAGCTGCAGACGAGGCAGCGGACGCCTTGGGTGACCAGGTCGATTCTTTAGCCACCGAAGCGGAAGCCGCGGCCACTGAAGAAACGAAAAGCGAGTAAGTCGTAAAACTTTTTTCCGATGGTCGGGTCTATTCGCTCAATGCGCAAGATTCCGGCCTTTTTTGTGGCTGCCTGTTTGGCGGCTTTGCTAATGCTCTCCTCGAATGCCCAGCGCAGGATTTCAGATTCGAGCCCATTGGATACGCTAGGAAAAAATCCGAGCCAGGAAAAGGGTTGGGAGATTTTGAAGCGATTTCGGTCTTTTGGTTGGGATGGCGGGTATCACTGGCGCGTGCAGCTTAAAAATATGCCGAGGCGGGAGGGAGCTTGGTACTTGAACGGGGAGATATACGGGTATCGGTCAGATAGGGGTCCCATTAGTCGGATCGACATAGTTGAGCAGGCAGTTGATGTGGATGGGAACGGGAGCCAGATTGAGAAGCGGGTCTTGCGATTGCTTTTGCAGAGCGGCCAAGATTCCTATGCCATGGGCAAGCGGACTGGGGAAACAGGCCCGCCGCTTGTATTTGATTCAGAGGCCGCTCTAGAACCCATAGCTGGATCGGAGTTTAGCTTGTTCGATCTACTAGCTCCGCACGTCTATTGGCCAAAATTTCGTTATGAAGGCAGAACGACATTCCGGGGAAGCCCAACCCATCTTTTCTGGATGTATCCGCCAGAAGGGGATCGGTTGCTAAATGAACGTATTGGAGGTGTGCGGATCTTTATAAACGACCAGTTCAACGTCCTAACTCAAACGGAGATTTTTGACCCTGAGAAGACGAAGCTGAAAACAATCTATATCATCGGTGTCGACAAGGTGGATGGTCAGACGATTTTTAGAGAGTTAGATGTTCGCAATGAAGTGACTCGTGACAAGACACGACTTAAAATATTGGACGCAAAGATGGGGTTGGAATTGCCTGCGAGTCTATTTACCGCTCAGTCTTTGATGGATGATTTGCAACATCAGACGATCTCGATTGTCAGGCAAGAGACGTTTGAATCCGTCCAGTAGTTCGGCGTTTTTTTTGAGGCTCACCAACGTATTCGCATAGCTCCAGTACCGGTTGAATACCTTCTGTGTCAGGATCGAGATACTTAAATGGTCTTGATCATTGAAATTAACTTTTTGGTGGGCTGACCGAGTTACTGTCCATGGTATTATGATACGTAGACCCCATATAGGGAACAGGTAATTAACCTTCAGTCACCCATGGTGGAAGGCGTGATTAGACCAAGCCTTTCTAGTGACAGATTTTCTCGACCTCGTTGAAGGAGCCACCGGAAGAGAGATTGGGCATCAAGTGCCTTGGCATTGAGAAAGCAGGGCAAGTGTTACCGCATATTTTGAGTATTGAAATTTTCCTAATGTAAACCTAAGTGAAATGGGGTTCGTATCCAAGCTGCTGTACTAGATGGGATTGTGAGGTTGCCAATGTCTGGATACAATTGGCCAGCCCTGGAACTCGATCCAAAACTGAGAAATGGAGTAGGGTAATGCGCAATACGCACTTTAGATTTATGCTTTCTCAAGATTCTGAACGGTAAAAATGGCGGTTTTGACTGTATTTTGAGGTTGGGTACCTCTGACAGTTAGCGGAAATAGGGTGAATTTATCTAGATTAGGGTCTTTGCTCTTCGGTTTTGACAAATATTTTGAATACAATGTACTGAAACTCGACTTTTTTGGAAAAATGGGTGTAACCAGATTATTATAACACGAATGTTGTTGAAATTACACAGGATGGTAGTATCAAAAGAAAAGAGGTGCGATTCACGTCCTCAAAACAATACTGTTAAAATATTATAACCACACTACAGCAATGGCAGCAAAGAAAAGCGCCGAGAGTTCACCTCTCACATTCGATCTGAAGGCAGATCTCATCGCAGTTCTGGACAAATATCAGTCCAAACTTGGTGGTGTATCAAAAAGCGAAATCATTCGTCATGCGATTTCGGGATTTGATTACAACTCCTTTAAACCGGTGGTAGAGTCGCATCGTCAGATTTCGGTTCGGCTTCCACTAAAACAAAAGAATGCTCTCGTGAGACTCGCGAAGGGCAAAAAAGTAAGCATCGGAGAGTTACTTCGTGCCGCTCTAGAAAGCCTACCTGGCAACCCTGCTAAATCTGGGATTGAGAAGGCAGCTCCAAAGAAGGCGGCCAAGAAGGCGGCCAAGAAGGCGGCCAAGAAGGCGGCCAAGAAGGCGGCCAAGAAGGCAGCTCCAAAGAAGGCGGCCAAGAAAGCAGCTCCAAAGAAGGCGGCCAAGAAAGCAGCTCCAAAGAAGGCGGCCAAGAAAGCAGCTCCAAAGAAGGCGGCCAAGAAAGCAGCTCCTAAGAAAAAAGCAGCACCTAAGAAGGCAGCACCTAAGAAAAAGGCAGCTCCAAAGAAGGCAGCACCTAAGAAAAAAGCAGCACCCAAGAAAAAAGCAGCACCTAAGAAAAAAGCAGCACCTAAGAAAAAAGCAGCACCTAAGAAAAAGGCAGCTCCAAAGAAGGCAGCTCCTAAGAAAAAAGCAGCACCTAAGAAAAAAGCAGCACCCAAGAAAAAAGCAGCACCTAAGAAAAAAGCAGCACCCAAGAAAAAAGCAGCACCTAAGAAAAAAGCA
Coding sequences within it:
- a CDS encoding MBL fold metallo-hydrolase, encoding MQFSILGSSSSGNSGLLITENCKVLVDAGFSCKRICGMLEERGVQPEEIDAIFITHEHSDHTAGISTFAKKFNPVVFANIMTAKAVQPKLKHRPDWKIFNTGSTFEFRDLTVESFSVPHDAHDPVGFKFKSGRGDDLFSPIRSLAWLTDLGFAPVGIAERIRDVDTLIVESNYCPQLLERDEKRPWSIKQRISGRHGHLSNRAACDLLESIDSPSWSQVFLAHLSRDCNSADAIQNVFSGLRQRSSYRIDTIEAGEGSALRLV
- a CDS encoding PLD nuclease N-terminal domain-containing protein, with the protein product MESSAQDISLILPVFLFVCMGLVGFSLLGFWIWMLVDCIKHESDEGNNKLIWVLVILFTQLLGAIIYFFVQRRERLRKQNSSASISL
- the folE2 gene encoding GTP cyclohydrolase FolE2 is translated as MSTKDKPKMYLHKTEAEAKAPIARGYDALFRPSEEYRDSMPDIMDSVELMHGASVPIQQVGVSNFRLPLKYRRLDGSEIELETSVVGTVSLEASLKGINMSRIMRSFYEHKDEAFTLDTIKQVLDKFREKVESLDARVALRFNYPIAQESLRSGLNGYQYYQSALEGRLSKMGVFEKRIVFDFIYSSACPCSAELAEHARDVRNVYSIPHSQRSKARIWVTLAEGADLSLEEIQGHCVNGLKTETQVMVKREDEQAFAELNGAHIKFVEDAARSIFKELNADPRIADFQVACSHLESLHSHDAVSVICKGVEGGHQADFSDFNDLIC
- the nadA gene encoding quinolinate synthase NadA, translated to MSRTTIEAPFSETEIETEAERLLAKLMHVDCDSRHSWNIETCCSVAPLTLEINALKKEKEAIILAHSYVEPEIVYGVADFSGDSYFLSMKAREAKARRIIFSGVVFMAETAKILSPAAEVLVPDRNSGCSLADSLTGEQLRELKAAYPEAGVVCYINSTAEVKAECDVCVTSSNVYKIVAAMPQKQILFVPDRLMADNIRVEMKRRGIEKKIISSDGTCIVHDQFDPNLIAESRTKFPGLKVVSHPECTMEITGKSDYVGSTGGMMDYVKKTEAPYFMMLTECGLVERIEVESPEKRFISGCKLCPYMKMNSLEKIRDILVLPRPEQIVELEESLRVKALHSIDRMFEMS
- the nadB gene encoding L-aspartate oxidase, with the translated sequence MDTIRTDCLVIGAGLAGCSYAHCASQLGMSVTLVCSNELSKGANSQWAQGGIIFDTSLNAEQLKRDIISASDGTSNPEAVDSLVEHGQEAVQSLLLDELNVPFDREKTGDLKYTREGGHTDRRIIFSKDLTGLAILTNMHEHVVGLKNVSVLTNTVAVDLLTLSHNSLDPLDKYKPITCIGAYVLDTQTGNIRAIIAKKTILATGGMGQIFQNTTNQEGVVGHGVAMAKRLGARVIDLEYIQFHPTVFLKKNCPLFLVSEAVRGEGGVLVNSEGKAFMDTIHPMKSLAPRDIVARAIHQELISSGESCVYIDLSSMKSDFVKERFPSIYQRCFESGVDIAKEPIPVAPAAHYSCGGVFTDLKGRSSVLNLNAIGETACTGLHGANRLASTSLLECLVTAKLTAEADCQDVRSANFHLPAVRDWESPDESPDEVLIQQDMRLIRSTMWNYVGLIRSSRRLHRARRILLELEQEISEFYSGNRLTRSLIDLRNAVRTALLVVHAASLNSESKGSHFVVVGDDEVDTLAAATDEIK
- a CDS encoding NAD(P)H-dependent oxidoreductase, which codes for MSTISSTDLLEQLKWRYAVKEFDSRKEIPEELVSALEDSLVLTPSSFGLQPWKFYLIEDQAIKDQLPEISWNQPQPRDCSHMVALAIKRNFAEADVSNFIDCLAASRNVSVESLEGYKQFAGGFVAQGVSEGWIEHWSTHQVYIAIGQLMSSAALLGIDACPMEGIQADKYDEILGLNGTDYHVVLGCALGYRAESDKYATMNKARFRKEEMIERR
- a CDS encoding LL-diaminopimelate aminotransferase — translated: MIRINENFLKLKASYLFSDIAKRIASYQEANPDSSIIKLGIGDVTEPLPETCRAAFHSAIDEMGTRSGFHGYGPEQGYEFLRKAIAENDFQARGANISADEIFVSDGAKCDSGNFQEIFAEDIKIAVPDPVYPVYVDTNVMAGRAGENINDRYQGFVYLESTPENGYVPSIPEEAVDLVYLCFPNNPTGAMATREQLKAWVDYAKASGALILFDAAYVAFIRDESLPQSIYEIEGASDVAVEFRSFSKNAGFTGTRCAYTVVPNGLVATGSTGKEHSVHALWNRRHCTKFNGVSYPVQKAAEAVCSEAGKAEVKALTDFYLANAKIVRAEIEALGFSCVGGDNSPYVWINAGRPSWEFFDTLLNDAGVVCTPGAGFGSCGEGHIRISAFNSRENIEEAMKRIRKALA
- the secG gene encoding preprotein translocase subunit SecG, with the translated sequence MSILADILTIVLVLLSLFLILVVLMQKGSANGGMGAAMGGGMAEAALGAETSNVLTKITRNTAIVFFVMVFGLGLAYIYLHNVELMADENALPEFAAPEMDAAGLLETLSGPESAADEAADALGDQVDSLATEAEAAATEETKSE
- a CDS encoding outer membrane lipoprotein-sorting protein, with the protein product MRKIPAFFVAACLAALLMLSSNAQRRISDSSPLDTLGKNPSQEKGWEILKRFRSFGWDGGYHWRVQLKNMPRREGAWYLNGEIYGYRSDRGPISRIDIVEQAVDVDGNGSQIEKRVLRLLLQSGQDSYAMGKRTGETGPPLVFDSEAALEPIAGSEFSLFDLLAPHVYWPKFRYEGRTTFRGSPTHLFWMYPPEGDRLLNERIGGVRIFINDQFNVLTQTEIFDPEKTKLKTIYIIGVDKVDGQTIFRELDVRNEVTRDKTRLKILDAKMGLELPASLFTAQSLMDDLQHQTISIVRQETFESVQ
- a CDS encoding CopG family transcriptional regulator, whose product is MAAKKSAESSPLTFDLKADLIAVLDKYQSKLGGVSKSEIIRHAISGFDYNSFKPVVESHRQISVRLPLKQKNALVRLAKGKKVSIGELLRAALESLPGNPAKSGIEKAAPKKAAKKAAKKAAKKAAKKAAKKAAPKKAAKKAAPKKAAKKAAPKKAAKKAAPKKAAKKAAPKKKAAPKKAAPKKKAAPKKAAPKKKAAPKKKAAPKKKAAPKKKAAPKKKAAPKKAAPKKKAAPKKKAAPKKKAAPKKKAAPKKKAAPKKKAAPKKKAAPKKAAKKKK